From a single Lolium rigidum isolate FL_2022 chromosome 7, APGP_CSIRO_Lrig_0.1, whole genome shotgun sequence genomic region:
- the LOC124673050 gene encoding KNR4/SMI1 homolog, translated as MAAAGYKKLSAVAGDKLSAADEAKKWASVAAEAVAEANKWVCVAAEAVAEARKWVPVAAKAAAEAEEWASVAAKAAAEAEDWETIVAEATAEAEKCASVAAKAASETKKCASVAANAASETKKWTSIAISASAKKRSFMAVSQGNAPIKKGLKEEEGEEELVITKPKLASLIYHGFNIAFVLQILLFITHVSVYYNASEFWWEAVAATAIVSPLLITPLYFTPMLRDVFIREYAMSPSNTCSSDLSGKLLLSEEV; from the exons ATGGCCGCCGCCGGGTACAAAAAGCTCTCCGCCGTCGCCGGCGACAAGCTCTCCGCCGCCGACGAAGCCAAAAAGTGGGCGTCCGTTGCGGCGGAAGCCgtcgccgaggccaacaagtgggTGTGCGTCGCGGCAGAAGCCGTCGCGGAGGCCAGGAAGTGGGTGCCCGTCGCGGCGAAAGCCGCCGCGGAAGCCGAGGAGTGGGCGTCCGTCGCGGCGAAAGCCGCCGCGGAAGCCGAGGACTGGGAGACCATTGTGGCGGAAGCCACCGCGGAGGCCGAGAAGTGCGCGTCCGTGGCGGCGAAAGCGGCCTCCGAGACCAAGAAGTGCGCGTCCGTGGCGGCGAACGCGGCCTCCGAGACCAAGAAGTGGACGTCCATCGCCATCTCCGCCTCCGCCAAGAAGAGGTCCTTCATGGCGGTGTCTCAG GGCAATGCACCCATCAAGAAAGGCTTAAAGGAggaagagggggaggaggagctGGTCATCACCAAGCCTAAGCTGGCCAGTCTGATATATCACGGCTTC AACATTGCCTTCGTCTTGCAGATCCTCCTTTTCATCACCCACGTTTCCGTTTACTACAATGCGAGCGAATTCTGGTGGGAAGCTGTAGCAGCAACTGCAATTGTGTCGCCTCTCTTGATCACACCCCTCTACTTCACGCCTATGCTTAGAGACGTCTTCATCAGGGAATATGCTATGTCACCCTCTAACACGTGCAGCAGTGATCTCAGCGGCAAGCTGCTGTTGTCCGAGGAAGTGTAA
- the LOC124673051 gene encoding taxadiene 5-alpha hydroxylase-like produces MRALYLERTRTKLYSRFVGDRTTAFPSEHRNLRATIVGPDIGLISTREPKLHSQNTCSSMDYLLEVVALVLTASAIAIQLIMRRARKPCPANLPPGTLGVPMIGQTLGIIRAARANGGNQWIRDRMDMYGPIFKASVLCTPTVFLTGPTANKLIFFSSSMLRGSTPLSLKRIFGERTILDLHGDDHRRVRGALMELLKPAMLRQYIGRIDANVRQHLEEKWYGQTTITVLPLMRRLTLDIISALLFGLETSAMRDALNDDFGHMIEGVFAFPVDLPFTTFGRSLKAGRRARRVLEGIIRDKKSKLGHGKASPNNDIITRLLTLTDHHGEQLLTEEEIVDNGILALISGNDTTSVLITFMVQHLANHPATLAAMVQEHEEIARSKAHQEALTWEDLSKMKFTWQVAQETLRIDPPIFGNFRTAHEDIEFDGYCIPKGWKVFWSANVTHMDPSIFPEPHKFDPSRFASQSSVTPPCSFVGHRICVGIELAKIQTLVMMHNLVRHFTWKLRNKENSFLREHGLPIELQQKTPFSMRPH; encoded by the exons ATGCGGGCCCTATATCTGGAACGTACGCGCACCAAGCTGTATTCTCGATTTGTTGGCGACCGCACTACTGCATTTCCTTCCGAGCACCGCAATCTCCGAGCAACAATCGTTGGTCCAGATATCGGGCTCATCTCAACCCGGGAGCCAAAACTCCACTCCCAGAACACTTGCTCTTCAATGGATTATTTGCTCGAAGTTGTAGCGCTCGTCCTCACAGCCTCGGCCATAGCCATCCAACTGATCATGAGGAGAGCCAGGAAACCGTGTCCGGCTAACCTGCCCCCTGGCACCCTGGGTGTGCCGATGATTGGCCAGACGCTCGGCATCATTCGAGCGGCGCGCGCCAACGGCGGCAACCAGTGGATTCGGGACCGGATGGACATGTACGGGCCGATCTTCAAGGCATCGGTGCTGTGCACGCCCACGGTCTTCCTCACGGGCCCGACTGCCAACAAGCTGATCTTCTTTAGCAGCAGTATGCTGCGGGGGAGCACACCACTTTCCTTGAAACGTATCTTCGGGGAGAGGACGATCTTGGACCTGCACGGCGACGACCACCGGCGCGTTCGTGGGGCGCTGATGGAGCTCCTCAAGCCGGCTATGCTCAGGCAGTACATTGGGAGGATTGACGCCAATGTGAGGCAGCACCTAGAGGAGAAGTGGTACGGCCAAACCACTATCACAGTGCTTCCACTCATGAGGCGGCTGACGTTGGACATCATCTCCGCGCTACTCTTCGGCCTTGAGACGTCCGCCATGCGTGACGCCCTCAACGACGACTTCGGACACATGATCGAGGGCGTTTTCGCCTTCCCGGTGGACCTGCCCTTCACTACATTCGGCCGGAGCCTCAAGGCCGGCCGAAGGGCTCGACGGGTACTCGAGGGGATCATACGTGATAAGAAGTCTAAGCTCGGCCACGGCAAGGCCTCGCCCAATAATGACATCATCACCCGCCTTCTCACCCTTACAGACCACCATGGTGAGCAGCTGCTCACGGAAGAGGAGATCGTCGATAACGGCATATTAGCCCTGATTTCCGGCAATGACACCACCTCCGTACTCATCACCTTCATGGTCCAGCACCTCGCCAATCACCCGGCAACCCTCGCAGCTATGGTGCAAG AGCATGAGGAGATTGCAAGGAGCAAGGCTCACCAAGAGGCTCTGACCTGGGAAGATCTGTCAAAGATGAAGTTTACATGGCAAGTCGCACAGGAGACACTTCGCATCGACCCTCCGATCTTCGGCAACTTCAGAACAGCACACGAGGACATCGAGTTCGATGGCTACTGCATCCCCAAAGGATGGAAG GTGTTTTGGTCGGCAAACGTGACACATATGGACCCGAGCATCTTCCCCGAGCCGCATAAGTTCGACCCCTCCCGGTTCGCGAGCCAGTCATCTGTGACGCCACCGTGCTCCTTCGTCGGCCACAGAATATGTGTCGGGATCGAGTTGGCCAAGATCCAAACATTAGTGATGATGCACAACCTAGTGAGACACTTCACATGGAAGCTCCGCAACAAGGAAAACTCTTTCCTGAGGGAACATGGCCTGCCAATTGAACTCCAGCAAAAGACCCCTTTCTCAATGCGACCACACTAA